A region from the Bacillus sp. Marseille-P3661 genome encodes:
- the mbcS gene encoding acyl-CoA synthetase MbcS, whose product MRREDLLAPSNYNLAEEVERFANNPNVIALKWINEEGEQAEITYAELMKQVNRIGNALLSSGLQKGDKAIIMIPRLIDAYTIYLGCLKAGIAVSPGSEMLRAKDIRYRLIHGEIKAVISLDSLVEEFNSITDIEFMKFVVGDKVEGWQDLMSIAAKSSDQLVQANTTSDDMAFLSYTSGTTGNPKGVVHTHGWAYAHLRTAASGWLGIKEGDVVWATAAPGWQKWIWSPFMSVLGSGATGFVYNGKFDANKYLQLLQDHNVNVLCCTPTEYRVMAKVENLSDFSLPALRSAVSAGEPLNREVIDTFRKYFNVTVRDGYGQTENTLLVGILEGMEVKPGSMGRPTPGNTVEIVNDDGNPCAVGEVGDIAVHRHTPALFKNYYKDPERTAMQFRGEWYITGDKAKKDEDGYFWFEGRSDDIIISSGYTIGPFEVEDALVKHPLVKECAVVSSPDEIRGSVVKAFVVLRDGVDENQDNLVKNLQNHVKDLTAPYKYPRKVEFVKELPKTTSGKIRRVELRQKEMKSK is encoded by the coding sequence ATGAGAAGAGAAGATTTGTTGGCACCAAGTAATTATAACTTAGCAGAAGAGGTTGAACGTTTTGCGAACAATCCTAATGTAATTGCACTCAAGTGGATTAATGAAGAAGGGGAACAGGCCGAGATTACATATGCTGAGTTAATGAAACAGGTAAATAGGATTGGAAACGCTTTATTAAGTAGCGGTCTTCAAAAAGGGGACAAGGCAATTATAATGATTCCCCGTCTCATAGATGCTTACACCATTTATCTTGGTTGTCTAAAAGCAGGAATTGCAGTGAGCCCAGGTTCAGAAATGTTACGTGCTAAAGATATACGTTATCGCTTAATACATGGAGAGATTAAAGCAGTTATCAGCTTGGATTCTTTAGTGGAAGAATTTAATTCAATTACAGATATCGAATTTATGAAATTTGTAGTTGGAGATAAGGTAGAGGGTTGGCAAGATTTAATGTCAATAGCAGCTAAATCAAGCGATCAACTAGTGCAAGCTAATACTACTTCTGATGATATGGCTTTTCTTTCTTATACATCAGGAACAACAGGTAATCCAAAAGGTGTAGTACATACACACGGTTGGGCATACGCTCATTTAAGAACGGCAGCGTCAGGCTGGTTAGGAATTAAAGAAGGCGACGTTGTATGGGCTACAGCTGCTCCCGGTTGGCAAAAATGGATTTGGAGTCCGTTTATGTCTGTATTAGGTTCTGGTGCAACTGGTTTTGTTTACAATGGAAAATTTGATGCAAACAAATACCTACAGCTATTACAAGATCACAACGTAAATGTCCTATGTTGTACACCGACTGAATATCGAGTAATGGCTAAAGTAGAAAATCTTAGTGATTTTAGTCTTCCTGCATTAAGAAGTGCAGTATCCGCTGGTGAGCCTTTAAATCGTGAAGTAATAGATACATTTAGAAAATATTTTAATGTTACTGTCCGTGATGGCTATGGTCAAACAGAAAATACTTTATTGGTTGGTATACTTGAAGGCATGGAAGTTAAGCCAGGTTCGATGGGCCGGCCAACACCAGGGAACACAGTTGAAATTGTCAATGATGATGGCAACCCATGCGCTGTTGGTGAAGTTGGTGATATTGCCGTACATCGACATACGCCAGCATTATTTAAAAACTATTATAAAGATCCTGAAAGAACAGCTATGCAATTCAGGGGTGAATGGTATATTACAGGTGATAAAGCCAAAAAAGATGAGGATGGCTACTTTTGGTTTGAGGGCCGTAGTGATGATATTATCATTAGCTCGGGCTATACTATTGGACCGTTTGAGGTTGAAGATGCATTAGTTAAGCACCCTTTGGTAAAAGAATGTGCTGTTGTTAGTAGCCCAGACGAAATTCGTGGTTCAGTCGTTAAAGCATTTGTTGTTTTACGGGATGGTGTTGATGAAAATCAAGATAACTTAGTAAAGAACCTTCAAAATCATGTAAAAGATTTAACAGCGCCATACAAATATCCTCGTAAGGTTGAGTTTGTTAAGGAATTACCTAAAACAACATCTGGAAAAATCCGTCGCGTTGAATTACGGCAAAAAGAAATGAAATCGAAATAG
- a CDS encoding amidohydrolase — protein sequence MEVGTLWYGGTIYTMESEYDTVEAVFVQDGVISATGNLEELNERFQSVITEKVNLKGATMFPGFVDSHLHIIGHGEKLLRLDLSTKRSADEIIDSLNKRVKTTLEGEWLIGEGWNENLLPDQKIFHCTELDEIAPNNPMMLTRVCRHAMVVNTKALELAGIDDNTPDPPGGVIVRDDSGKATGFLLDQAQELIKRVIPTVSKEYLNKTLTASIDHLHSLGLVGGHTEDLNYYGGFNRTFDTYLDVVGNNSRKFRANLLVHHEVVEDMHKAGYIVGEVTPFVELGAMKIFADGALGGRTALLSKPYDDAPDTSGVAIHSINELEKLVQKARDYNMPVAIHVIGDLALEYAIRAIEKYPPKSNQRDRLIHCQVLRNDLLTRMKKLPLIADIQPSFVASDFPWVIDRLGKERVKLSYAWRTLLDEGIICAGGSDAPIEDVNPLLGIYAAVTRKHPEQNHGNNGYFIDQALTVYEAIQLFTIGSAKAINREKNRGLIKEGYIADFTIFEQDLMKTDIEQVLSIEIKMTVVDNSIVYKRE from the coding sequence ATGGAAGTGGGGACTCTTTGGTATGGTGGAACGATTTACACCATGGAAAGTGAATATGATACTGTAGAGGCAGTATTTGTCCAGGATGGAGTTATTAGTGCAACAGGAAATCTCGAAGAGTTGAATGAGCGGTTTCAAAGTGTAATAACAGAAAAAGTTAATCTTAAAGGAGCGACGATGTTTCCTGGTTTTGTAGATAGTCATTTACATATTATTGGTCATGGCGAAAAACTGTTGAGATTAGATTTGTCCACTAAAAGATCAGCAGATGAGATCATAGATTCACTTAATAAAAGAGTAAAAACAACGTTGGAAGGAGAGTGGCTCATCGGAGAAGGATGGAATGAAAATTTATTGCCGGATCAAAAAATATTTCACTGCACCGAGCTGGATGAAATAGCTCCAAATAATCCGATGATGTTAACTCGTGTCTGCCGACATGCAATGGTTGTGAATACAAAAGCTTTAGAACTTGCGGGAATTGATGATAATACACCTGATCCTCCAGGGGGTGTTATTGTCCGAGATGATTCAGGAAAAGCCACAGGATTTTTACTAGATCAAGCTCAAGAACTTATAAAAAGGGTTATTCCTACAGTTAGTAAAGAGTATTTAAACAAAACACTAACAGCTTCAATTGACCATTTACATAGCTTAGGTCTCGTTGGTGGCCACACAGAAGACTTAAATTATTATGGTGGTTTTAATCGAACATTTGATACATATCTAGATGTAGTTGGTAACAATTCGAGGAAATTTAGAGCAAATTTGTTGGTTCACCATGAGGTTGTAGAGGATATGCACAAAGCAGGATATATAGTAGGTGAAGTTACACCGTTTGTGGAACTAGGAGCGATGAAAATTTTTGCAGATGGAGCACTTGGGGGCCGAACAGCATTATTAAGTAAGCCATATGATGATGCACCTGATACATCAGGTGTAGCTATTCACTCTATAAATGAGCTTGAAAAGCTCGTGCAAAAGGCAAGAGATTATAATATGCCGGTTGCCATACATGTGATTGGCGATTTAGCTTTAGAATATGCGATAAGAGCTATCGAAAAATACCCTCCTAAGTCTAATCAGCGCGACCGACTAATTCACTGCCAAGTATTACGAAACGATTTGCTTACAAGAATGAAAAAGCTACCGTTGATTGCGGATATTCAACCTAGCTTTGTTGCATCTGATTTTCCATGGGTAATTGATCGGTTAGGAAAAGAGCGGGTAAAGCTATCTTATGCTTGGAGAACCTTATTAGACGAAGGAATCATTTGTGCAGGTGGTTCAGATGCTCCGATAGAGGACGTTAATCCATTGTTAGGGATTTACGCAGCAGTTACAAGAAAACATCCTGAACAAAATCATGGGAATAATGGATACTTCATCGATCAAGCCCTTACTGTTTATGAAGCTATTCAGTTATTTACGATCGGCAGTGCTAAAGCAATCAATCGTGAAAAGAATAGAGGGCTCATTAAAGAGGGTTACATAGCTGATTTTACTATCTTTGAGCAAGATTTAATGAAGACAGATATAGAACAAGTATTGTCAATAGAGATAAAAATGACTGTTGTTGATAATTCGATTGTCTATAAAAGAGAATAA
- a CDS encoding NAD kinase: MPDRRNVFFFYKNTEETKQQVEALKALPNDYNFKAVEDHTKANIIVSVGGDGTFLQAVRKTGFRDDALYIGINNTDVPSLYADFHTSNTQKILDAMANEEIEVRRYPTISVTIDGQTSFYCLNECTVRSSIIKTFVMEVSIDEKPFETFRGDGLIISTPTGSSGYNKSVKGAVVDPLLPCLQISELGSLNNNRYRTLGSSFILSGQRKLTLDIVQDGNDYPVIGMDNEALSIQHIERIEIKLGDKEVKTVKLKDNSFWEKVQRQFL; this comes from the coding sequence ATGCCAGACCGTCGCAATGTTTTCTTTTTTTATAAAAATACAGAAGAAACAAAACAACAAGTCGAGGCTCTAAAAGCACTACCTAATGATTATAATTTCAAAGCAGTTGAAGATCATACAAAAGCAAATATCATTGTTAGTGTGGGCGGAGATGGAACTTTTCTTCAAGCAGTTAGGAAAACAGGATTTCGTGATGATGCTTTATACATAGGTATTAATAATACAGATGTTCCTAGCCTTTACGCCGATTTTCATACAAGTAATACCCAAAAAATATTAGATGCTATGGCAAATGAGGAAATTGAAGTAAGACGTTACCCAACTATCAGTGTAACCATAGATGGCCAAACTTCTTTTTATTGTTTAAATGAATGCACCGTTCGCTCTTCAATCATTAAAACATTTGTAATGGAAGTTAGTATAGACGAAAAGCCATTCGAAACATTTAGAGGAGATGGTTTAATCATTTCAACTCCTACGGGCAGCAGTGGCTATAATAAATCCGTAAAAGGTGCAGTAGTAGATCCTTTACTTCCTTGTTTACAAATAAGCGAACTAGGATCTCTAAATAATAATCGCTACCGAACACTGGGTTCATCGTTTATTTTAAGTGGTCAAAGAAAATTAACATTAGACATTGTCCAAGACGGTAATGACTACCCTGTAATTGGGATGGATAATGAAGCATTAAGCATTCAACATATAGAAAGAATTGAAATAAAATTAGGTGACAAAGAAGTCAAAACAGTAAAACTAAAAGACAACTCTTTCTGGGAAAAGGTGCAAAGGCAGTTTTTATAA
- the sppA gene encoding signal peptide peptidase SppA produces MNGKRWLALGIAVVLFFFSLGIEFLSSIAFSDVENFGSVWMEDMDQEFFEDVMEKGTELGSIAVLEINGAIQDIGDVESFFQSPTYNHRKFMRMLDHAGRDDSVKGIIIRVNSPGGGVVESAEIHDKILHIKEEFKKPVFVSMGSMAASGGYYVSAPADKIFASPETMTGSLGVIIQGINYAGLAEKYGVKFETIKSGEFKDIMNPARDMTEEEKQILQTMVNNSYEGFVNVISKGRNIPVDEVRKIADGRIYDGRQAKSLGLIDEFGYLDDTISAMKKLDGVGDVNVIRYESSFGFDTLLKVASQRIFVEDYQLLGLTELITQPNSPRLMYLYAR; encoded by the coding sequence GTGAACGGGAAACGTTGGTTAGCATTAGGAATTGCAGTTGTTCTGTTTTTCTTTTCTTTAGGAATCGAGTTCCTTTCTTCAATAGCATTCAGTGATGTGGAGAATTTTGGATCGGTTTGGATGGAAGATATGGATCAAGAATTCTTTGAAGATGTAATGGAGAAGGGAACAGAATTAGGAAGCATTGCTGTATTGGAAATAAACGGAGCCATTCAGGATATAGGGGATGTTGAATCATTCTTTCAATCTCCGACCTATAATCATCGAAAGTTTATGAGGATGCTGGATCATGCTGGACGAGATGACAGTGTGAAAGGAATCATAATTCGAGTTAATTCCCCAGGCGGCGGTGTAGTGGAAAGTGCTGAAATTCACGATAAGATTTTACATATAAAAGAAGAGTTTAAAAAGCCTGTTTTTGTATCTATGGGAAGTATGGCTGCGTCTGGTGGTTACTATGTATCTGCCCCTGCTGACAAAATTTTTGCAAGTCCTGAAACAATGACAGGGTCCTTAGGAGTCATAATCCAAGGAATTAACTATGCTGGCTTGGCTGAAAAATATGGAGTGAAATTTGAAACGATAAAGAGTGGAGAATTTAAAGATATAATGAATCCAGCGCGAGATATGACAGAGGAAGAAAAACAGATTTTGCAGACAATGGTTAACAATTCCTATGAGGGTTTTGTTAATGTCATATCTAAGGGAAGAAATATACCTGTAGATGAAGTACGAAAAATTGCAGATGGTAGAATTTATGACGGCCGACAAGCAAAGTCACTGGGGCTTATTGATGAATTTGGATATTTAGATGACACCATTTCTGCAATGAAAAAGCTTGATGGAGTTGGAGATGTCAATGTTATTCGATATGAGTCTTCATTTGGATTTGATACTCTTTTAAAAGTTGCAAGTCAAAGGATATTTGTGGAAGATTATCAGTTACTAGGATTAACTGAGCTCATAACGCAACCGAATTCTCCGCGGTTAATGTATCTTTATGCTAGATAG
- a CDS encoding RDD family protein, giving the protein MERPNDEKIIETGKLNGFEQHDSKPPLVSTSKENRKYVWFGGFWIRFWAYMIDLIVVGSLNRIIIDLPLRWTGFSVDDSSMLSTIGISTAVMMYLYFILLTKRFGQTLGKMVFGLKVIQKDEQQLSWSAVFFREFIGKFISKTALFLGFIMIGFSPKKQGLHDWFADTIVIQEKKGMFLSNIKAS; this is encoded by the coding sequence TTGGAACGTCCGAATGATGAAAAAATAATAGAGACTGGTAAGTTAAACGGGTTCGAACAACATGATAGCAAGCCGCCTTTAGTAAGCACAAGTAAAGAGAATCGAAAATACGTTTGGTTTGGAGGATTTTGGATTCGTTTTTGGGCTTATATGATTGACTTGATTGTAGTAGGAAGTTTGAATCGTATTATAATTGATCTGCCATTGAGATGGACGGGTTTTTCAGTTGACGATTCTAGTATGCTTTCGACAATAGGTATTTCAACTGCGGTTATGATGTATTTGTATTTTATTTTATTGACAAAAAGGTTCGGTCAAACATTAGGAAAAATGGTATTTGGATTAAAAGTTATTCAAAAGGATGAACAACAACTTAGCTGGTCTGCTGTTTTTTTTCGCGAATTTATAGGGAAGTTCATATCAAAAACTGCATTATTTCTTGGGTTCATCATGATAGGTTTTAGCCCCAAAAAACAAGGATTGCATGATTGGTTTGCAGATACTATTGTAATACAAGAAAAAAAAGGAATGTTTCTTTCAAATATAAAGGCAAGTTAA
- a CDS encoding DUF2953 domain-containing protein — translation MKWFLIIPLAIIAIILLISIIKLKIKVDILHTLDDDHIKLTVKALFGLITYKYEAPLIKIDKETGSVVVENEQKVGEEEKQKTIRKRKTKITPKETLNGLEKAKDFLQKVVGLHSIVRRMLSHFSVSKFEWKSSIGLGDAAYTGMATGFLWTIKGTVVGVVSQYMKLKARPDLAVTPLFQENFSHTRFIGIFSFRIGYAIVAALSIVRHWKSTKGGQQHVRTSNSGLNDNSYGKLKAND, via the coding sequence GTGAAATGGTTTCTTATTATACCTTTAGCGATAATTGCTATTATATTATTAATTTCTATTATTAAATTAAAGATTAAAGTTGATATATTACATACTCTAGACGATGATCATATCAAACTAACAGTAAAAGCACTATTTGGATTAATAACATATAAGTATGAAGCTCCATTAATAAAAATTGATAAAGAGACTGGGAGTGTTGTTGTTGAAAATGAACAAAAGGTCGGTGAAGAAGAAAAACAAAAAACAATAAGGAAAAGGAAGACTAAAATTACACCAAAAGAAACGTTAAATGGTTTAGAAAAAGCGAAGGATTTTTTGCAAAAGGTTGTTGGTTTACATTCAATTGTCAGAAGAATGTTAAGCCATTTTTCAGTTTCAAAATTTGAATGGAAAAGTTCAATCGGTCTGGGTGATGCGGCATATACAGGAATGGCAACAGGCTTTTTATGGACGATTAAAGGTACAGTCGTAGGGGTTGTTAGTCAATATATGAAATTGAAAGCCAGGCCTGATCTAGCAGTCACACCATTGTTTCAGGAGAATTTTTCGCATACTAGGTTTATAGGTATTTTTTCTTTTCGAATCGGGTATGCTATTGTCGCGGCCTTAAGTATCGTGAGACATTGGAAGAGTACTAAAGGAGGACAACAACATGTCAGAACATCCAATTCAGGGCTTAATGACAACAGCTATGGAAAGCTTAAAGCAAATGATTGA
- the ytfJ gene encoding GerW family sporulation protein, translating to MSEHPIQGLMTTAMESLKQMIDVNTIIGDPVETPDGSVILTVSKVGFGFAAGGSEFQVQGSGGGDNSGLPFGGGSGGGVSITPIAFLIVNSSGVKMIHLDESTHLYERLLDLAPQAVEKIQNMMSNKNKNNQDNQGNQGNQSQNQNQNNSNQQQGYNQQQNQQTQYYQDPPI from the coding sequence ATGTCAGAACATCCAATTCAGGGCTTAATGACAACAGCTATGGAAAGCTTAAAGCAAATGATTGATGTAAACACAATTATTGGAGATCCAGTAGAAACACCTGATGGTAGTGTTATTTTAACAGTTTCTAAAGTTGGCTTTGGATTTGCAGCAGGTGGTAGCGAATTCCAAGTTCAAGGTAGTGGTGGCGGAGACAACAGCGGCCTACCATTTGGTGGAGGTAGCGGGGGTGGAGTTTCTATAACACCAATTGCTTTTTTAATTGTAAATTCATCTGGAGTTAAAATGATTCATCTTGATGAAAGCACGCATTTGTATGAACGTTTGCTTGATCTAGCACCACAAGCTGTTGAAAAAATTCAAAACATGATGAGTAACAAAAATAAAAACAATCAGGATAACCAAGGTAATCAAGGCAACCAAAGTCAAAACCAAAACCAAAATAATTCAAATCAACAGCAAGGATATAATCAACAACAAAACCAACAAACACAATACTACCAAGATCCACCTATTTAA
- the tpx gene encoding thiol peroxidase, producing the protein MANVTFKGNEMTLIGQEIKVGDQAREFKVLANDLTEVTLADTKGHVRLVSVIPSIDTGVCDAQTRRFNEEAAKLENVKVLTISVDLPFAQKRWCGANGIENVQTLSDHRELSFGEAYGVYMKELRLLARAVFVIDSHDKVTYVEYVAEATNHPNYEKAIEAAQNAN; encoded by the coding sequence ATGGCAAACGTAACATTTAAAGGGAATGAAATGACACTTATTGGTCAAGAAATTAAAGTAGGGGACCAAGCCCGGGAATTTAAAGTGTTAGCTAATGATTTAACTGAAGTGACACTTGCTGACACAAAAGGGCATGTAAGATTGGTTAGTGTTATTCCTTCGATAGATACTGGAGTTTGTGATGCTCAGACAAGACGTTTTAACGAAGAGGCAGCAAAGTTAGAAAATGTAAAAGTATTAACAATCAGTGTGGATTTACCATTTGCCCAAAAACGTTGGTGCGGAGCGAACGGTATCGAAAATGTTCAAACATTGTCTGACCATCGCGAGCTGTCTTTTGGCGAAGCTTATGGAGTTTATATGAAAGAGCTACGATTATTGGCGCGAGCAGTGTTCGTAATTGACAGTCATGATAAAGTTACATATGTTGAATATGTCGCTGAAGCAACAAATCATCCTAACTACGAAAAAGCTATTGAAGCAGCACAAAATGCAAATTAA
- a CDS encoding class I SAM-dependent methyltransferase, whose protein sequence is METLFRIFDETAIILKKELDLSYLEALAETGENIFENQILQEVNDFTKKRLWKAYDSIKMELTNKEDIRKSFQLAILKGMKEAIQPNHEMTPDAVCLFFSYLVEKIMVSKQHYSLIDPAYGTGNLVTTILNHTSKPIKAYGTEIDDTLIKLGYVSANLQQHEIELFKQDGLQPIFVEPVDVVVADLPVGYYSNDIVAADYELKAEKGHSYIHHLYIEKGLKHLKDGGYFIAMIPNFLFESDEAPKLNKFIKDQAIIFGLLQLPLSMFKNDKHAKSIFILQKKGEGIVAPKQALLAELPSFSNKKSMEGMIQQIDNWFSTNLSF, encoded by the coding sequence ATGGAGACGTTATTCCGAATCTTTGATGAAACAGCAATAATCTTAAAAAAGGAATTAGATTTATCATATTTAGAAGCACTAGCAGAAACCGGAGAAAATATATTTGAAAACCAAATTTTACAAGAGGTAAATGATTTTACAAAAAAGCGTCTGTGGAAGGCATATGATTCGATTAAAATGGAGTTAACTAATAAAGAAGATATAAGAAAATCTTTTCAGTTAGCGATATTAAAAGGAATGAAGGAAGCTATTCAGCCTAATCATGAAATGACACCTGATGCTGTTTGTTTGTTCTTTAGCTATTTAGTTGAAAAAATTATGGTTTCAAAACAGCATTATAGTCTCATTGATCCTGCATATGGTACTGGTAATTTAGTAACAACGATTTTAAATCATACTAGTAAACCGATAAAAGCGTATGGCACTGAAATTGATGATACCCTTATAAAACTTGGGTATGTAAGTGCTAATTTGCAACAGCACGAAATTGAATTATTTAAGCAAGATGGTCTACAGCCGATTTTTGTTGAACCGGTTGATGTAGTTGTTGCAGATTTACCGGTGGGCTATTATTCAAATGATATAGTAGCTGCTGATTATGAGCTAAAAGCTGAAAAAGGGCATTCATATATACATCATTTATACATAGAAAAAGGGCTGAAACATCTAAAAGATGGTGGCTATTTTATCGCGATGATCCCAAATTTCTTATTTGAAAGTGATGAAGCTCCAAAACTAAACAAATTTATTAAAGACCAAGCGATTATTTTTGGTTTACTACAACTTCCTTTATCAATGTTCAAAAATGATAAGCATGCTAAGAGCATTTTTATATTACAAAAAAAGGGCGAAGGTATTGTCGCACCTAAACAAGCTCTACTAGCTGAACTACCTAGTTTCTCAAACAAAAAGTCAATGGAAGGTATGATTCAACAAATCGATAACTGGTTTAGCACGAACTTATCATTCTAG
- a CDS encoding acetate kinase: MSKILAINAGSSSLKFQLFEMPSETVLTKGLVERIGLNDSIFNITVNDQKNNETLHISDHAVAVKLLLDKLTSLGIISSLDEINGIGHRVVHGGEEYSESVLITDEVIQKIDELSELAPLHNPPNLIGIKAFKEVLPNVPAVAVFDTAFHQTMPEKSFLYSLPYDYYKKFGIRKYGFHGTSHKYVSQRAAELLGRPLETLRLLSCHLGNGASIAAIQGGKSIDTSMGFTPLAGVTMGTRSGNIDPALIPYIMEKTGKTADEVLQVLNKESGMLAISGFSSDLRDIEIEADKGNHRAELALDVFGSKIHKYIGSYAARMGGVDAIIFTAGIGENSDVVRARVLQGLEFMGVYWDHDLNKVRGKEAFINVPHSPVKVIVIPTNEEVMIARDTLRLTA; the protein is encoded by the coding sequence ATGTCCAAGATTTTAGCAATCAACGCAGGTAGTTCGTCTTTAAAGTTTCAATTATTCGAAATGCCTTCGGAAACAGTGTTAACAAAAGGCCTTGTTGAGAGAATAGGCCTTAATGATTCGATTTTTAATATTACTGTTAATGATCAAAAGAATAATGAAACCTTACATATATCAGATCATGCCGTTGCTGTAAAGTTGTTGCTCGACAAGCTGACAAGTCTTGGCATAATCTCTTCACTCGATGAAATTAATGGGATAGGCCATCGGGTCGTGCATGGTGGCGAAGAGTATAGTGAATCAGTGTTAATAACAGATGAAGTTATTCAAAAAATTGATGAATTGTCTGAATTAGCACCACTTCATAATCCACCGAATTTAATTGGAATTAAAGCTTTTAAAGAAGTCCTTCCAAATGTCCCAGCTGTGGCTGTGTTTGATACTGCTTTTCACCAAACAATGCCAGAGAAGTCATTTCTATACAGCTTACCGTATGATTACTATAAAAAATTTGGAATTCGTAAATACGGATTTCATGGTACCTCGCATAAATATGTATCCCAACGAGCAGCTGAATTATTAGGTCGTCCACTTGAAACGTTGCGACTACTTTCATGTCATCTTGGTAATGGCGCAAGTATTGCAGCCATTCAAGGTGGAAAATCGATTGATACATCAATGGGATTCACCCCATTAGCGGGTGTAACAATGGGAACAAGATCAGGTAATATTGACCCTGCACTCATTCCATACATCATGGAGAAAACAGGGAAAACAGCTGATGAAGTTTTACAAGTATTAAACAAAGAAAGTGGTATGCTGGCAATTTCCGGATTTTCTAGTGATCTACGTGATATTGAGATCGAAGCTGATAAAGGAAATCATCGTGCTGAGCTCGCGTTAGATGTGTTTGGATCAAAAATTCACAAATACATTGGTTCATATGCGGCTCGAATGGGTGGGGTTGATGCAATTATTTTTACAGCAGGAATTGGTGAAAATAGTGATGTTGTTCGTGCCCGTGTCTTACAAGGTTTAGAATTTATGGGGGTATATTGGGATCACGATTTAAATAAAGTGCGCGGTAAAGAAGCGTTTATTAATGTACCTCACTCACCGGTCAAGGTTATCGTAATTCCAACAAATGAGGAAGTAATGATTGCAAGAGATACATTACGGCTAACAGCATAA
- a CDS encoding EcsC family protein, with amino-acid sequence MDWSEREKHVFKQIEAWEQNLLQYEPTDFERMYDKWIIRGFDRLDSNVKEQFFKSLDNWLFHLHAFIQSSDSQMNARERLLKEARIFNEQIDQISDMKQLSIDQLVYIADQQIAKYRIYSFTQGGLAGTGGALLGADIPAMIVLNLRAVQNVALVYGYDVNVPFEMMTSLKVFHSATLPKRMRGAGWVKLVEEAQQIEEHYYYLYEKDEDLTDESWFEQPLIQILKSIVMMMFRNKLIQGLPLISMAVGASMNYKLARQVTDFAHKYYQMRYLQDKQNSDFWS; translated from the coding sequence TTGGATTGGTCAGAACGAGAAAAACATGTTTTTAAGCAAATCGAAGCTTGGGAGCAAAATTTATTACAGTATGAACCGACAGATTTTGAGAGAATGTATGATAAATGGATTATTCGTGGTTTTGATAGATTAGATTCTAATGTTAAAGAGCAATTTTTCAAAAGCTTAGATAATTGGCTGTTTCATTTACACGCATTTATTCAAAGCTCTGATTCTCAAATGAATGCTAGAGAACGGTTGTTAAAAGAAGCGCGAATTTTTAATGAACAAATCGACCAAATCTCCGATATGAAACAATTATCAATTGACCAATTAGTATACATAGCAGACCAACAAATCGCTAAATACAGAATATATTCCTTCACACAAGGTGGATTGGCAGGTACAGGAGGAGCCCTTTTAGGAGCTGATATTCCAGCAATGATCGTCTTAAATCTTAGGGCGGTACAAAATGTCGCACTCGTATATGGCTATGATGTAAATGTGCCATTTGAAATGATGACATCTTTAAAAGTATTTCACTCCGCAACACTTCCGAAGCGTATGCGTGGTGCAGGGTGGGTAAAGTTAGTGGAAGAGGCTCAGCAAATAGAAGAGCATTATTACTATCTATATGAAAAAGATGAAGACTTAACAGATGAATCTTGGTTTGAGCAACCGTTGATTCAAATCCTAAAATCGATCGTAATGATGATGTTTCGTAACAAACTAATCCAAGGTCTACCCCTAATTAGCATGGCAGTTGGAGCTAGTATGAATTATAAGTTAGCAAGGCAAGTAACCGATTTCGCACATAAGTATTATCAAATGAGATATTTACAAGATAAACAGAATTCAGATTTTTGGAGTTGA